The Rhodopseudomonas palustris genome window below encodes:
- the cysW gene encoding sulfate ABC transporter permease subunit CysW, with amino-acid sequence MTMIATSQVRRAAIASADAAAPASAGRRSAHTEPAWVRLLIIGFALTFLTVFVVLPLILVFSEALAKGVAFYLSALADEEALAAIKLTLIAAAISVGLNLVFGVIAAWAIAKFDFPGKTFLITLIDLPFSVSPVISGLVFVLLFGAQGWFGPWLMAHGVQILFAVPAIVLATTFVTFPFVARELIPLMQEQGQQEEEAAISLGASGWTTFWRVTLPNIKWGLLYGVLLCNARAMGEFGAVSVVSGHIRGETNTMPLLVEILYNEYQMVAAFAIASLLALLALVTLIVKTVLEGRIEEGLHPDDH; translated from the coding sequence ATGACGATGATTGCAACCAGTCAAGTCAGGCGTGCAGCGATCGCATCTGCAGACGCTGCCGCGCCCGCCTCCGCCGGACGTCGTTCCGCCCACACCGAGCCGGCTTGGGTGCGGCTACTGATCATCGGCTTCGCCCTCACCTTCCTCACCGTGTTCGTCGTCCTGCCGCTGATCCTGGTGTTTTCCGAGGCCCTGGCGAAAGGCGTGGCGTTTTATCTGTCGGCGCTGGCCGACGAGGAGGCGCTGGCGGCGATCAAACTGACGCTGATTGCGGCCGCCATTTCGGTCGGCCTCAATCTGGTGTTCGGTGTCATCGCCGCTTGGGCGATCGCGAAGTTCGACTTTCCCGGCAAGACTTTCCTGATCACGCTGATCGATCTGCCGTTCTCGGTCTCGCCCGTGATCTCCGGCCTCGTCTTCGTGCTGCTGTTCGGCGCGCAAGGCTGGTTCGGACCATGGCTGATGGCGCATGGCGTCCAGATCCTTTTCGCGGTACCAGCGATCGTGCTGGCGACGACCTTCGTCACCTTCCCGTTCGTGGCGCGCGAATTGATCCCGCTGATGCAGGAGCAGGGCCAGCAGGAAGAAGAAGCCGCGATCTCGCTCGGCGCCAGCGGCTGGACCACGTTCTGGCGCGTCACGCTGCCGAACATCAAATGGGGCCTGCTGTACGGCGTGCTGCTGTGTAACGCCCGCGCCATGGGCGAGTTCGGCGCTGTGTCGGTGGTCTCCGGCCATATCCGCGGCGAGACCAACACCATGCCGCTGCTGGTCGAAATTCTCTACAACGAGTACCAGATGGTGGCTGCATTCGCGATCGCCTCGCTGCTGGCGCTGCTCGCGCTGGTGACGCTGATCGTCAAGACCGTGCTGGAAGGCCGCATCGAAGAGGGGCTGCATCCCGATGACCATTGA
- the cysT gene encoding sulfate ABC transporter permease subunit CysT, with product MTAVAQRRSLPGFGLTMGLTITWLSLMILIPLAGLFVKTAELSFADFWSTVTAPRTLHALKISFGLAFAAACVNLVAGLLIVWALVRYRFPGRRIFDAIVDIPFALPTAVAGIALTTLFAQKGWLGAPLAALGIKVAFTPLGIFLAMIFIGIPFVVRTVQPVLLDLDTELEEAAECLGASRWQTIWRVILPSLTPALLTGFALAFARAVGEYGSVIFIAGNLPNVSEIAPLLIVIRLSEFRYADATAIAVVMLIFSFLIIFVLNRIQHWAQSRSLATA from the coding sequence ATGACTGCTGTTGCGCAACGTCGCTCGTTGCCCGGCTTCGGCCTCACAATGGGGCTGACGATCACCTGGCTGTCGCTGATGATCCTGATCCCGCTGGCGGGGCTGTTCGTCAAAACCGCCGAGCTGAGCTTCGCCGACTTTTGGTCGACGGTGACGGCGCCGCGCACCCTGCATGCGCTGAAAATCTCGTTCGGCCTGGCGTTCGCCGCAGCCTGCGTCAATCTGGTCGCCGGGCTGCTGATCGTCTGGGCGCTGGTGCGCTACCGTTTCCCGGGCCGCCGGATTTTCGACGCGATCGTCGACATTCCGTTTGCGCTGCCGACCGCGGTGGCCGGCATCGCGCTGACCACGCTGTTCGCGCAGAAGGGCTGGCTCGGCGCGCCGCTGGCCGCGCTCGGCATCAAGGTGGCGTTCACGCCGCTCGGCATTTTCCTGGCGATGATCTTCATCGGCATTCCGTTCGTGGTGCGCACCGTGCAGCCGGTGCTGCTCGATCTCGACACCGAACTCGAAGAGGCGGCCGAATGCCTCGGCGCTTCGCGCTGGCAGACCATCTGGCGCGTCATTCTTCCCTCACTGACGCCGGCGCTGCTCACCGGCTTCGCCCTCGCCTTCGCGCGCGCGGTCGGCGAATACGGTTCGGTGATCTTCATCGCCGGCAACCTGCCCAACGTTTCGGAGATCGCTCCCTTGCTGATCGTGATCCGGCTGTCGGAATTCCGCTATGCCGACGCTACCGCCATCGCGGTGGTGATGCTGATCTTCTCGTTCCTGATCATCTTCGTCCTCAACCGGATCCAGCACTGGGCGCAGTCCCGGTCGCTGGCCACGGCGTGA
- a CDS encoding sulfate ABC transporter substrate-binding protein has translation MLRRFLPIFAGLLVATAANAADVSLLNVSYDPTRELYADFNKSFAAAYQKESGNNVTIKQSHGGSGAQARSVIDGLQADVVTLALAYDIDAIANKGLLAKDWQKRLPQNSSPYTSTIVFLVRKGNPKGIKDWDDLLKSGVSVITPNPKTSGGARWNYLAAWGYALKKAGSPEAARDFVAKLYKQVPVLDTGARGSTVTFVERGVGDVLLAWENEAYLAVKEFGADKFEIVAPSVSILAEPPVAVVDTVVDKKGTRATAEAYLKYLYSKDGQEIAARNFYRPRDPEVAKKHEGAFAKVDLFTIDDVFGGWTKAQTEHFADGGVFDKIYKN, from the coding sequence ATGCTTCGCCGTTTCCTTCCCATCTTCGCCGGCCTGTTGGTGGCGACCGCCGCGAACGCGGCCGACGTATCGCTGCTCAACGTGTCGTACGATCCGACGCGCGAGCTATATGCCGATTTCAACAAATCGTTCGCCGCCGCGTACCAGAAGGAATCCGGCAACAACGTCACGATCAAGCAGTCGCATGGCGGCTCGGGCGCGCAAGCGCGCTCAGTGATCGACGGCCTGCAGGCGGACGTCGTCACGCTGGCACTTGCCTATGACATCGATGCAATCGCCAACAAGGGTTTGCTGGCGAAGGACTGGCAGAAGCGCCTGCCGCAGAACTCCTCGCCCTACACCTCGACCATCGTATTCCTGGTGCGTAAGGGCAATCCGAAGGGCATCAAGGACTGGGACGATTTGCTCAAGTCCGGCGTCAGCGTGATCACGCCGAACCCGAAAACCTCGGGCGGTGCGCGCTGGAACTACCTGGCGGCCTGGGGCTACGCGCTGAAGAAGGCCGGCTCGCCGGAGGCGGCGCGTGACTTCGTCGCCAAGCTCTACAAGCAGGTTCCGGTGCTCGACACCGGCGCGCGCGGCTCCACCGTCACCTTCGTCGAGCGTGGCGTCGGCGACGTGCTGCTCGCCTGGGAAAACGAAGCCTATCTCGCCGTGAAGGAATTCGGCGCCGATAAATTCGAGATCGTGGCACCGTCGGTGTCGATCCTCGCCGAGCCGCCGGTCGCGGTCGTCGATACCGTCGTCGACAAAAAGGGCACCCGTGCCACCGCCGAAGCCTATCTGAAGTACCTGTACTCCAAGGACGGTCAGGAAATCGCCGCACGGAACTTCTACCGTCCGCGCGATCCGGAGGTTGCCAAGAAGCACGAAGGCGCGTTCGCCAAGGTCGATCTGTTCACGATCGACGATGTGTTCGGCGGCTGGACCAAGGCGCAGACCGAGCACTTCGCCGACGGCGGCGTGTTCGATAAGATCTACAAGAACTGA
- a CDS encoding phosphoadenylyl-sulfate reductase: MTELAQSLPLSTPASTGVETRAQALDAALRTASPADVIAAALREIGRDKLALVSSFGTESAALLKVMADVDPAIPVVFLDTGWLFEETLAYRDTLTDVLGLRDVRSIKPLDADLDRDDAARELWFSDPDKCCLIRKVEPLKRALAPFDGWINGRKRFQGGVRADIPVVEADGKRLKFNPFANVTPTDIAAIYATAKLPQHPLLASGFLSVGCMPCTSRAEAGEDARAGRWRGRGKTECGIHTIKTS, translated from the coding sequence ATGACCGAGCTGGCGCAATCTCTCCCCCTCTCCACTCCCGCCTCCACGGGCGTGGAGACGCGCGCGCAGGCACTCGATGCCGCGCTGCGGACCGCCTCGCCGGCCGACGTCATCGCCGCAGCGCTCCGCGAAATCGGCCGCGATAAGCTGGCGCTGGTGTCGTCATTCGGCACCGAGTCTGCAGCGTTGTTGAAAGTGATGGCGGACGTCGATCCGGCAATCCCGGTGGTGTTCCTTGATACCGGCTGGCTGTTCGAAGAGACCCTCGCCTATCGCGATACGCTCACCGACGTACTCGGCCTGCGCGACGTACGCTCGATCAAACCGCTCGACGCCGATCTCGATCGCGACGATGCGGCGCGCGAGTTATGGTTTTCCGATCCGGACAAATGCTGCCTGATCCGCAAAGTCGAACCGCTGAAGCGGGCGCTGGCGCCGTTCGACGGCTGGATCAACGGCCGCAAGCGCTTTCAGGGCGGCGTGCGTGCCGACATTCCGGTCGTCGAAGCCGACGGCAAGCGGCTGAAGTTCAATCCGTTCGCCAATGTCACGCCGACCGACATCGCGGCGATCTACGCCACCGCCAAGCTGCCGCAGCATCCGCTGCTTGCGTCGGGCTTTCTCTCCGTCGGCTGCATGCCGTGTACCAGCCGCGCTGAAGCGGGTGAGGATGCGCGCGCCGGTCGCTGGCGCGGACGCGGCAAGACGGAATGCGGCATCCATACGATCAAGACTTCATAG
- the cysD gene encoding sulfate adenylyltransferase subunit CysD — translation MDHLDALEAQSIYILREAFARLKKLALLWSLGKDSNVMIWLARKAFFGRVPFPALHVDTGKKFPEMYAFRDTYAKEWDLDLRVDPCPPIDSVDPTLPPAARSAARKTEGLKLALAKYGFDGLIAGIRRDEEATRAKERVFSPRGTEGGWDVRDQPPEFWDQFNASPPPGAHLRIHPILHWTEADIWAYTKREGIPIIPLYLSQNGKRYRSLGDQDITFPVDSNAASIDEILLELETTKVPERAGRALDHETEDAFERLRVAGYL, via the coding sequence ATGGATCACCTCGACGCGCTGGAGGCGCAGAGCATCTACATCCTGCGCGAGGCGTTCGCCCGGCTGAAGAAGCTGGCGCTGCTGTGGTCGCTCGGCAAAGACTCGAACGTGATGATCTGGCTGGCACGGAAAGCGTTCTTCGGCCGCGTCCCGTTCCCAGCGCTCCACGTCGATACCGGCAAGAAATTTCCCGAGATGTACGCGTTCCGCGATACCTACGCGAAAGAGTGGGATCTCGATCTGCGTGTCGATCCATGCCCGCCGATCGACAGCGTCGATCCGACGCTGCCGCCGGCCGCACGCTCCGCTGCGCGCAAGACCGAAGGCCTCAAGCTCGCGCTCGCCAAATACGGCTTCGACGGACTGATCGCCGGCATCCGCCGCGACGAAGAAGCCACTCGCGCCAAGGAGCGGGTGTTCTCGCCGCGCGGCACCGAGGGCGGGTGGGATGTCCGTGACCAGCCGCCGGAATTCTGGGATCAGTTCAACGCCTCGCCGCCGCCCGGCGCGCATCTGCGCATCCACCCGATCCTGCATTGGACCGAGGCCGATATCTGGGCCTACACGAAGCGCGAAGGCATCCCGATCATTCCGCTGTATCTGTCGCAAAACGGCAAGCGCTACCGCTCGCTCGGCGATCAGGACATCACCTTCCCGGTGGACTCGAACGCCGCCTCGATCGACGAGATCCTGCTCGAACTCGAGACCACCAAGGTGCCGGAGCGCGCCGGCCGTGCGCTCGACCACGAAACCGAGGACGCGTTCGAGCGGCTTCGTGTCGCCGGCTATCTGTGA
- the cysC gene encoding adenylyl-sulfate kinase — protein MTIAVPPASLAADTVRPLVRIVIVGHVDHGKSTLVGRLLHETGSLPEGKLEMLKAVSARRGMPFEWSFLLDALQTERDQGITIDTTQIRFRTPSRDVVLIDAPGHAEFLRNMITGASQADGAVLIIDALEGVRDQTRRHGYLLQLLGIKQVAVVVNKMDRVEFSAARFGDISNEITAHLTSLGVTPTAVIPISAREGDGVAARTDNIAWYDGPTVVEAIDKLTPAQPLDALPLRLAVQAIYKFDDRRIVAGRIESGHLRAGDDIVIMPAGKIAKIKTVEGWPVTPLAGAFGAGRSVGITLDRELFVERGDVIGHAGNAPRDTRRLRARIFWLHDQPLTAGASVLVRLGTRETRANVVAIEKAVDPGDLASEAASEIKRNHVGEIDLSLSQPVAADPADSNPRTGRLVIEINGRIAGGGLVLSVDSGQRAATADIVPVESALLPGERAARYRHNGAVLWFTGLPGSGKTTIARALERRLFDRGGSPILLDGDTLRAGLNSDLGFSPADRAENIRRLAELAAHLAANGHVAIVAAVSPALADRAAARRIAGDRFREIYVATSADVCEQRDPKGHYAKARAGDLPNFTGIGNDYQPPTASELVLDTAGLSVSEAVGQVETMLAQTDVLIEDLADLAAHI, from the coding sequence ATGACCATCGCCGTTCCGCCCGCCTCGCTCGCCGCCGACACCGTTCGTCCGCTGGTGCGCATCGTCATCGTCGGCCATGTCGACCACGGTAAGTCGACGCTGGTCGGCCGCCTGCTGCACGAAACCGGTTCGCTGCCCGAAGGCAAGCTCGAGATGCTGAAGGCGGTGAGTGCCCGCCGCGGCATGCCGTTCGAATGGTCGTTCCTGCTCGATGCGCTGCAGACCGAGCGTGACCAGGGCATCACCATCGACACCACCCAGATCCGCTTCCGCACGCCGTCGCGCGACGTGGTGCTGATCGACGCGCCCGGCCACGCCGAATTCCTGCGCAACATGATCACCGGCGCCTCGCAGGCCGACGGCGCGGTGCTGATCATCGACGCGCTCGAAGGCGTGCGCGATCAGACGCGGCGTCACGGCTATCTGCTGCAGCTGCTCGGCATCAAGCAGGTCGCCGTCGTGGTCAACAAGATGGACCGCGTCGAGTTCTCGGCGGCGCGGTTCGGCGACATCAGCAACGAGATCACCGCGCATCTGACCTCGCTCGGCGTGACGCCGACCGCCGTGATTCCGATCTCGGCGCGCGAAGGTGACGGCGTGGCGGCGCGCACCGACAACATCGCCTGGTACGACGGCCCGACCGTGGTCGAGGCAATCGACAAGCTGACCCCGGCGCAGCCGCTCGACGCGTTGCCGCTGCGGCTCGCCGTACAGGCCATCTACAAATTCGACGATCGCCGCATCGTCGCCGGCCGTATCGAGTCCGGGCATCTGCGGGCGGGCGACGACATCGTCATCATGCCGGCCGGCAAGATCGCCAAGATCAAGACCGTCGAAGGTTGGCCGGTGACGCCGCTTGCCGGCGCGTTCGGCGCAGGCCGTTCGGTCGGCATTACGCTCGACCGTGAGCTGTTCGTCGAGCGCGGCGACGTGATCGGCCATGCTGGTAATGCTCCGCGCGACACCCGCCGGCTGCGCGCGCGGATTTTCTGGCTGCACGATCAGCCGCTCACCGCCGGCGCCTCGGTGCTGGTGCGGCTCGGCACCCGTGAGACCCGCGCGAACGTCGTGGCGATCGAGAAGGCGGTCGATCCCGGCGATCTCGCCAGCGAGGCCGCATCCGAGATCAAACGCAATCATGTCGGCGAAATCGACCTGTCGCTGTCGCAGCCGGTCGCGGCCGATCCCGCCGATAGCAATCCGCGCACCGGGCGGCTGGTGATCGAAATCAACGGCCGGATCGCGGGCGGCGGTCTGGTGCTCAGCGTCGATAGCGGCCAGCGCGCCGCGACCGCCGATATCGTCCCGGTGGAGTCCGCGCTGCTGCCGGGCGAACGCGCCGCGCGCTATCGCCACAACGGCGCAGTTTTGTGGTTCACCGGGCTGCCGGGCTCCGGCAAGACCACGATCGCGCGGGCGCTCGAGCGCCGGCTGTTCGATCGCGGCGGCTCGCCGATCCTGCTCGACGGCGACACGCTGCGTGCCGGGCTCAACAGTGACCTCGGCTTCTCGCCGGCGGACCGCGCGGAGAACATCCGCCGCCTCGCCGAGCTCGCCGCGCATCTCGCCGCCAACGGCCACGTGGCGATCGTTGCGGCAGTATCGCCGGCGCTCGCCGACCGCGCCGCGGCACGGCGCATCGCCGGGGATCGCTTCCGCGAGATTTATGTCGCGACGTCGGCCGACGTCTGCGAGCAGCGCGATCCGAAGGGGCACTACGCCAAAGCGCGCGCCGGCGATCTGCCGAACTTCACCGGCATCGGCAACGACTATCAGCCGCCGACCGCCAGCGAACTGGTGCTCGACACCGCGGGCCTGTCGGTCAGCGAAGCCGTGGGGCAGGTCGAGACCATGCTGGCGCAGACCGACGTGCTGATCGAAGACCTCGCCGATCTCGCGGCGCATATCTGA